A DNA window from Acetobacter aceti NBRC 14818 contains the following coding sequences:
- a CDS encoding DUF58 domain-containing protein codes for MAQDTPSSSGGFFSRLADKLRSASPASRGDADALISGSPAVLASEADRLAATLSSLVPEAERIAATVAAGLHGQRRSGPGETFWQYRPALPGEPVTRIDWRQSARSHKAYVRETEAEHAQTIYLWCDLSPSMVWSSQPSSLPLKRDRAILLLLAAASLLERSGERVRLVSPYGPADLPPGSGRIASRIALALASLAQQSDETALLKGTVLPPHSQLIIASDLLAPDEDVMTLFRQLSGSGVRAHILQIIDPAERDLPYAGRVHFEGLENEPDLILPAVETLRPEYDAIFARRQARLRTIAEGCRHTFQPHQTDTSAASALLSLSASLSGHRGGGRP; via the coding sequence GTGGCGCAAGACACTCCTTCCTCCTCCGGCGGTTTTTTCTCCAGACTGGCGGACAAGCTACGCTCTGCTTCGCCTGCATCCCGAGGCGACGCCGATGCTCTCATCAGCGGCAGTCCTGCCGTGCTGGCCTCGGAAGCGGACAGGCTGGCGGCGACACTGTCATCGCTCGTGCCGGAAGCCGAACGGATCGCGGCGACAGTGGCGGCCGGCCTGCACGGTCAGAGACGCTCCGGTCCGGGGGAGACATTCTGGCAGTATCGCCCTGCGTTGCCCGGAGAGCCGGTTACACGCATTGACTGGCGGCAGTCGGCCCGCAGTCACAAGGCCTATGTGCGCGAAACGGAAGCTGAGCACGCCCAGACCATCTATCTCTGGTGTGATCTCAGCCCGTCGATGGTGTGGTCGTCCCAGCCGTCATCCCTGCCCCTGAAGCGTGACCGCGCCATTCTGCTACTGCTGGCGGCGGCGTCCCTGCTGGAACGGAGCGGAGAACGCGTGCGTCTTGTATCGCCTTACGGACCTGCCGATCTGCCGCCCGGTTCGGGCAGAATTGCAAGCCGGATCGCTCTGGCGCTTGCATCACTGGCCCAACAATCGGATGAGACGGCGCTGCTGAAAGGCACGGTTCTGCCTCCTCACTCGCAGCTTATCATCGCCAGCGATCTTCTTGCTCCGGATGAAGACGTGATGACGCTCTTTCGTCAGTTGTCGGGCAGCGGTGTCCGCGCTCACATTCTCCAGATCATCGATCCTGCCGAACGTGATCTGCCCTATGCAGGACGTGTCCATTTCGAAGGACTGGAAAACGAGCCGGACCTCATTCTCCCTGCCGTAGAGACCCTGCGTCCCGAGTATGACGCTATTTTTGCACGCAGGCAGGCTCGCCTCAGAACCATTGCCGAGGGCTGTCGTCATACATTTCAGCCCCATCAGACGGATACTTCTGCGGCGTCTGCTCTTCTGTCTCTGAGCGCTTCCCTGTCGGGTCATCGTGGGGGCGGACGTCCATGA
- a CDS encoding LolA family protein, producing the protein MLFRQKSTTLLRAVFLAGGMVMASSTSLSGAAHAQTALSPVDQGWVARVQDTMNAVTTMKGRFEQVAPDGQRTTGTVWLARPGRMRFEYDKPSPLLLVANDGKVVFRDTQLDQTTEIPLERTPLGLLLSEHVSLSGDVTVTSFQRQNGTLQISAVRTASPGEGTLIMLLSEQPLSLQGWTVIDAQGRQTRVALSDVKQGVKVSDSLFALPREN; encoded by the coding sequence ATGCTGTTTCGACAGAAAAGCACCACTCTGCTGCGAGCTGTTTTTCTGGCTGGCGGCATGGTCATGGCCTCTTCGACGTCATTGTCTGGTGCGGCTCATGCACAGACCGCACTCTCGCCTGTCGATCAGGGGTGGGTCGCCCGCGTTCAGGACACCATGAACGCCGTCACCACCATGAAGGGGCGTTTCGAACAGGTTGCGCCGGATGGCCAGCGTACGACCGGCACTGTCTGGCTGGCTCGACCAGGGCGGATGCGGTTCGAGTATGACAAGCCAAGCCCACTCTTGCTGGTTGCAAATGATGGCAAGGTCGTTTTTCGCGATACACAGCTTGACCAGACCACGGAAATCCCGCTGGAGCGCACCCCATTGGGGTTGCTGCTCAGTGAGCATGTCTCACTCTCGGGTGACGTGACCGTCACCAGCTTTCAGCGCCAAAATGGTACGCTTCAGATATCAGCCGTTCGTACCGCCTCTCCGGGTGAGGGAACGTTGATCATGCTGCTATCTGAGCAGCCGCTAAGTTTGCAGGGCTGGACCGTCATTGATGCTCAGGGCCGACAGACAAGAGTGGCGCTGTCTGATGTAAAGCAGGGTGTGAAGGTTTCCGACTCTTTGTTCGCGCTCCCTCGCGAGAACTGA
- a CDS encoding DUF4159 domain-containing protein, whose product MIFQFPALLAGLITLPAIWWLLRARPPSPRIQTFPPIALLASLHPKQDDAATPPFWLLLLRLAAAALLILGLSGPVIPGRPVPLPGNGTLLLVIDNDMMTAPDWNERNAAAHALLDAAGRAGRPAVLLTTASEERENPVTSHALPAEQVALALDALRPLPWAADRALAARQLEKMKSDGLSAGAVIYLSNGLASAGKDGGAADRSFSTAMQAFGNVQEVRFTGNGAFVLSHAAEEAQDTSPDSLSTAGVMAQLEALPADLPRRVRVRAHSEDGGTLALADVTLPAGASSAPVSVSLPTVMRNRVDMLTIDGNASAPGTLLLDEGDRLRPVGLIATGSGDTPLVGSLFYLRRALAPNADLHTGSTTTLLSQPLSVLIAPDGTLADAETQQKVADWVRKGGTLIRFAGRTLAGHEDSAQSTPETSRTETAAHADPEKTLLPVALMPTARQLGGAMSWGRPQSLADFPTDSPFHGLAVPKDVTVSRQILAQPATDLSAHSWARLADGTPLVTHATLGKGEIVLFHVTPTADWSNLPLSGLFVSMLTRLVEHASGVDIPSDNNVLPPVMTLDGEGVLGSPSPLARGLASSKFGTTPVSPEHPPGLYGSRAARRALNVGDTLHALSPLPPTGAVTNPAGHRPDRLMGPTLLAIALLLLAGDALATLFLRGFLSLSRARKVLHLSIFVGLSSMALSSSGFAQDAPVAPEAAPPAMASVPGAALETRLAYVVTGNPEVDAVSQEGLQGLSDYVNARTSAVIGHPDGVHPGKDDLAYYPLLYWPITSDAHADPAVTSALTTFIAHGGMIIIDTQGVDTANSGDNDTLAGEAPGSAAALRRVTAGLPIPPLMHLDDHHVLSHTFYLLHDFPGRYAGQPVWVARDGEAENDDVSPVIIGSADWAHAWAVDQNGDTRFAVLPGGDEQRRTAYRFGVNAVIYALTGNYKADQVHVPAILKRLGQ is encoded by the coding sequence ATGATCTTTCAGTTCCCAGCCCTGCTTGCCGGTCTCATCACTCTGCCGGCCATCTGGTGGCTGTTGCGCGCCCGTCCGCCTTCACCACGCATCCAGACTTTCCCACCGATAGCTCTGCTGGCGTCCCTGCATCCCAAACAGGATGACGCGGCGACACCCCCATTCTGGCTGCTTCTTCTACGTCTGGCCGCAGCGGCGCTGCTTATTCTAGGTCTGTCCGGCCCAGTCATTCCCGGCAGGCCTGTACCCCTGCCCGGCAACGGCACCCTGTTGCTTGTCATCGACAATGACATGATGACAGCGCCTGACTGGAACGAACGCAATGCTGCGGCGCATGCGCTTCTTGACGCGGCAGGTCGTGCTGGTCGCCCTGCTGTTCTTCTGACGACAGCGTCCGAAGAACGGGAAAACCCGGTGACATCCCATGCCCTTCCGGCGGAGCAGGTTGCTCTGGCGCTTGATGCACTACGCCCACTGCCCTGGGCTGCCGATCGTGCGCTTGCCGCCCGGCAACTGGAAAAAATGAAATCGGATGGTCTGTCCGCTGGAGCTGTCATCTATCTGTCGAACGGTCTTGCTTCTGCGGGCAAGGACGGCGGCGCTGCGGACCGGTCTTTCTCCACGGCCATGCAGGCGTTTGGCAACGTTCAGGAAGTCCGCTTTACGGGTAACGGAGCTTTTGTCCTCAGCCATGCGGCGGAAGAAGCACAGGATACCTCACCCGACAGTCTTTCAACCGCTGGCGTCATGGCGCAACTGGAGGCTTTGCCTGCCGATCTACCACGTCGGGTTCGCGTGAGAGCCCATAGCGAAGACGGTGGCACACTGGCGCTGGCCGATGTGACGCTGCCAGCCGGAGCCAGCAGCGCGCCGGTTTCGGTTTCCCTGCCGACGGTGATGCGTAATCGTGTTGATATGCTGACGATCGACGGCAACGCCAGTGCGCCGGGCACATTGCTGCTGGATGAAGGCGACAGACTGCGTCCCGTCGGGCTGATTGCGACCGGTAGCGGCGATACGCCTCTTGTTGGCAGCCTGTTCTACCTGCGGCGGGCACTGGCGCCGAACGCTGATCTGCACACTGGCAGCACAACCACGCTCCTCTCCCAGCCTCTGTCTGTTCTGATTGCGCCGGATGGCACTCTCGCCGATGCGGAGACGCAGCAGAAAGTCGCGGACTGGGTGAGAAAAGGCGGCACGCTGATCCGCTTTGCCGGTCGCACACTGGCCGGGCATGAAGACAGCGCCCAGAGCACGCCCGAGACATCTCGCACTGAAACGGCGGCCCACGCTGACCCGGAAAAGACGCTGCTTCCGGTGGCGCTGATGCCAACAGCGCGTCAGCTGGGCGGGGCCATGTCATGGGGCAGGCCACAGTCTCTGGCTGATTTCCCGACGGATTCGCCTTTCCATGGTCTTGCTGTTCCCAAGGATGTCACCGTTTCCCGGCAGATCCTTGCACAGCCAGCGACTGATCTTTCAGCCCACAGTTGGGCGCGGCTTGCTGACGGCACACCTCTCGTGACCCACGCCACGCTCGGCAAGGGAGAGATTGTGCTGTTTCACGTCACCCCGACGGCGGACTGGTCCAATCTTCCGCTCTCCGGCCTGTTCGTGTCCATGCTGACTCGTCTTGTCGAGCATGCCAGTGGAGTGGACATTCCCTCCGACAACAATGTGTTGCCTCCGGTCATGACGCTGGATGGAGAAGGCGTTCTCGGCTCGCCCTCTCCGCTGGCGCGGGGGCTGGCCTCCAGCAAGTTCGGCACCACGCCTGTCTCTCCGGAGCACCCTCCCGGTCTGTATGGCTCACGCGCCGCACGACGAGCGCTGAACGTAGGTGACACGCTTCACGCCCTGTCGCCACTGCCTCCGACAGGGGCAGTCACCAATCCCGCCGGGCATCGACCCGACAGACTGATGGGCCCGACATTGCTGGCCATTGCTCTTCTGCTTCTGGCTGGCGATGCGCTGGCGACGCTCTTTCTGCGCGGCTTCCTCTCCTTGTCCCGTGCGCGCAAAGTCCTTCATCTCTCCATCTTTGTGGGTCTTTCTTCCATGGCCCTCTCGTCTTCCGGATTTGCACAGGATGCGCCTGTCGCTCCTGAAGCCGCTCCGCCCGCCATGGCCAGCGTGCCGGGAGCGGCTCTGGAAACCCGACTGGCCTATGTCGTCACGGGCAACCCGGAAGTCGATGCTGTTTCTCAGGAAGGACTTCAGGGCCTTTCAGACTATGTGAACGCGCGCACCTCTGCGGTGATCGGACACCCGGACGGCGTGCATCCGGGTAAGGATGACCTCGCCTATTATCCGCTGCTTTACTGGCCGATCACGTCGGACGCGCATGCCGATCCTGCTGTGACCAGCGCCCTGACCACCTTCATCGCGCATGGCGGCATGATCATCATCGACACGCAGGGGGTGGATACTGCGAACTCTGGTGATAACGACACACTGGCAGGCGAGGCTCCGGGCAGTGCGGCGGCGCTCCGGCGCGTTACGGCCGGGCTGCCCATCCCTCCGCTCATGCATCTTGATGACCATCATGTGCTGAGCCACACATTCTATCTGCTGCATGACTTTCCGGGCCGTTACGCCGGGCAACCCGTCTGGGTCGCCCGTGACGGTGAAGCCGAAAACGATGATGTCAGTCCGGTGATCATCGGCAGCGCTGACTGGGCGCATGCCTGGGCCGTGGATCAGAATGGCGACACCCGCTTCGCAGTCCTTCCCGGCGGAGATGAACAGCGGCGCACGGCCTACCGGTTTGGTGTGAATGCCGTCATTTATGCGCTGACTGGCAACTACAAGGCGGATCAGGTCCACGTCCCCGCGATCCTCAAACGTCTGGGACAATGA
- a CDS encoding ABC transporter ATP-binding protein yields MNALPPRAPLTDLQKKSPQSDDSRALLLRLWRDQISQHRGRILSVLVLTIAMATLTALYPLVIQRALDMFSTHDERILYQVPLLIVAITLAKAAAQYGQTLATQGLVLVVIRGLQGSMFQHLTTADVARIEQDAPASLAARFTTDAISIREAMIRAVNSLGDVVTVVGLIVAMIYMDWELSLIAAILYPIAAVPIQKLGKKVRRASGNVNEQIASTAAFLTESFAQARTVRVYRLEEREEKRADTAFNQLHEAFLRIMRGRARVDPLLEALGGSAVAAVLGFAGWRAAMGGATLGDFSGFVAALLLASRPLRALGALNAALQEGLAGLSRIFSLIDEKPAVQDHPQALALPAGHGHLCFDTVAFQYADGRMGLNDLSFEAQPGMTVALVGPSGAGKSTALSLIPRLHDVTRGAITLDGVDLRDVGLEHLRNAIAYVSQDPLLFDVSVRENILMGRPGATGAEVREAARLAAAEPFITALPDGFDTIVGPGGGRLSGGQRQRIALARALLRDPRLLLLDEATSALDSENEALVQEALGKLRTGRTTIIVAHRLSTVRSADMVVVMADGRAVEQGTHAELIALDGLYARLVRSQGLEE; encoded by the coding sequence ATGAATGCTCTCCCACCACGCGCCCCATTGACTGATCTCCAGAAGAAGTCCCCGCAGTCTGATGACAGCAGAGCGCTTCTTCTTCGCCTGTGGCGAGACCAGATCAGTCAGCATCGCGGCAGGATTCTGAGCGTTCTCGTTCTGACCATCGCCATGGCGACGCTCACCGCGCTCTACCCTCTGGTGATCCAGCGCGCGCTCGACATGTTCTCTACGCACGACGAGCGTATTCTCTATCAGGTGCCGCTGCTGATCGTGGCCATCACACTGGCGAAAGCTGCTGCCCAATACGGCCAGACACTGGCCACGCAGGGTCTTGTTCTGGTGGTCATCCGTGGCCTGCAGGGATCGATGTTCCAGCATCTGACCACGGCAGATGTGGCCCGTATCGAACAGGACGCGCCAGCCTCGCTGGCAGCCCGTTTTACGACGGATGCGATTTCGATCCGTGAAGCCATGATCCGAGCTGTCAACTCCCTCGGCGATGTCGTGACGGTCGTCGGGTTGATCGTGGCGATGATCTACATGGACTGGGAACTCAGTCTGATCGCGGCCATCCTGTACCCGATCGCAGCTGTGCCGATTCAGAAGCTTGGCAAGAAGGTCCGCCGCGCCTCTGGCAACGTCAACGAGCAGATTGCCTCGACCGCCGCCTTCCTGACGGAAAGCTTCGCTCAGGCCCGGACAGTCCGTGTTTATCGTCTTGAGGAACGTGAAGAAAAACGGGCCGACACGGCATTCAACCAGCTTCACGAGGCGTTTCTGAGAATCATGCGGGGGCGCGCCCGTGTCGACCCTCTGCTGGAGGCACTGGGCGGCTCCGCTGTCGCGGCCGTGCTGGGTTTTGCCGGATGGCGCGCTGCCATGGGCGGAGCCACGCTGGGCGACTTCTCAGGCTTTGTCGCGGCCCTGCTGCTTGCGTCACGTCCGCTGCGTGCGCTTGGCGCACTCAATGCTGCCCTGCAGGAAGGTCTGGCCGGTCTCTCCCGTATCTTCTCCCTGATCGACGAGAAACCCGCCGTGCAGGATCATCCGCAGGCGCTCGCCCTCCCTGCCGGGCATGGGCATCTGTGCTTCGATACGGTCGCCTTTCAGTATGCCGACGGTCGCATGGGGCTGAACGATCTCTCCTTCGAGGCGCAACCGGGCATGACCGTCGCGCTTGTCGGGCCATCCGGGGCCGGCAAATCGACGGCGCTGTCTCTCATTCCCCGTCTGCATGACGTGACCCGGGGCGCAATCACACTCGATGGTGTCGATCTGCGCGATGTCGGTCTGGAGCATCTGCGTAACGCGATTGCCTATGTCAGTCAGGACCCGCTGCTTTTTGACGTGTCCGTGCGGGAGAACATTCTGATGGGTCGCCCCGGCGCAACAGGCGCCGAGGTGCGTGAAGCCGCCCGTCTTGCCGCCGCCGAGCCCTTCATCACGGCGTTGCCCGACGGTTTTGACACGATTGTCGGCCCCGGAGGAGGAAGACTGTCCGGCGGTCAGCGACAGCGTATTGCTCTGGCGCGTGCCCTGCTGCGTGATCCGCGTCTGCTGCTGCTCGATGAGGCTACAAGCGCTCTCGACAGCGAGAACGAGGCTCTGGTGCAGGAAGCATTGGGAAAACTCCGGACCGGGCGCACGACCATTATCGTGGCGCACCGTCTTTCCACGGTCCGCTCAGCGGATATGGTGGTGGTTATGGCAGACGGCCGCGCCGTGGAGCAGGGCACACATGCGGAACTGATTGCGCTGGATGGCCTGTATGCCCGCCTGGTGCGCAGTCAGGGGCTGGAAGAGTAA
- a CDS encoding DUF1285 domain-containing protein, producing MNVTSDAFDEKSGDLRQISGEDQKGRKPHQCGRLPFLIRRDGVWLYRGSPIRRKPMVCLFASALSRAADGAYWLRTPVEEGTIEVEDVPFVAVQLEWCGVGREQRLCFRTNIDQVITAGPDHPILARWNVPLDACDSAPPPYITVRQAEGELPLQARISRPVWYELAALAEPGCCEGQACLGVWSAGEFFPLALAPRGCREGNDEDDDC from the coding sequence TTGAACGTGACATCAGATGCTTTTGACGAAAAATCGGGAGATCTCCGCCAGATCTCCGGCGAGGATCAGAAGGGCCGCAAGCCGCATCAGTGCGGTCGATTGCCTTTCCTCATCCGCCGCGACGGAGTCTGGCTTTACCGTGGTTCCCCGATCAGACGAAAGCCGATGGTCTGCCTTTTCGCATCGGCCCTTTCCCGTGCAGCAGACGGCGCCTACTGGCTTCGCACTCCTGTCGAGGAAGGGACGATCGAGGTCGAGGATGTACCGTTCGTAGCGGTTCAGCTGGAATGGTGTGGCGTGGGACGGGAGCAGCGTCTGTGCTTCCGCACCAACATAGATCAGGTTATCACCGCGGGCCCGGATCATCCCATTCTGGCCCGATGGAACGTGCCGCTCGATGCGTGCGACAGTGCGCCGCCACCCTACATCACCGTGCGACAGGCGGAGGGTGAACTGCCATTGCAGGCCCGCATCTCACGTCCTGTCTGGTATGAACTGGCGGCTCTGGCTGAACCAGGTTGTTGTGAAGGGCAGGCCTGTCTGGGCGTCTGGAGCGCGGGAGAGTTTTTCCCACTGGCTCTCGCGCCTCGTGGCTGTCGGGAAGGCAACGATGAGGATGACGACTGCTGA
- a CDS encoding AAA family ATPase codes for MPNQTVFLSPETGSSGGPAFPDSASAAQQVDLVARRLQDVRAEIGRVIFGQKDVVDQALVSILSGGHALLVGAPGLGKTLLVTTLGTVLGLDSRRVQFTPDLMPSDITGSEILDEDAAGHRSFRFVPGPVFCQLLMADEINRASPRTQSALLQAMQEHRVAIAGTEYALPRPFHVLATQNPIDQEGTYPLPEAQLDRFMLQIQLTFPDAADERAMLLATTGVPQEAPQQILSTEDVLYAQAMVRALPVGERIVDAILRLVRSARPETTDVQTVKDCIAWGPGPRAAQTLMLATRARALLDGRLSPDLDDVAALARPVLAHRMALSFSARADSTRIEDVIDGLVSRLG; via the coding sequence ATGCCAAACCAGACCGTATTCCTTTCCCCCGAAACGGGCTCCTCTGGCGGCCCCGCCTTCCCGGACAGCGCCTCCGCAGCCCAGCAGGTCGACCTTGTCGCCCGCCGGTTACAGGATGTGCGGGCAGAAATCGGTCGGGTCATTTTTGGCCAGAAGGATGTTGTCGATCAGGCGCTCGTCAGCATTCTGTCTGGCGGTCACGCTCTGCTGGTTGGCGCTCCCGGCCTCGGCAAAACCTTGCTGGTCACGACGCTGGGCACGGTGCTGGGTCTGGATTCCCGGCGTGTGCAGTTCACGCCTGACCTGATGCCGTCCGACATTACCGGCAGTGAAATTCTTGACGAAGACGCCGCCGGTCATCGCAGCTTCCGCTTCGTGCCGGGACCGGTGTTCTGCCAGTTGCTGATGGCCGACGAAATCAATCGTGCCAGCCCGCGCACCCAGTCCGCCCTGTTGCAGGCCATGCAGGAGCATCGTGTCGCCATCGCCGGAACGGAATATGCGCTCCCACGCCCGTTCCACGTTCTGGCGACACAGAATCCGATCGATCAGGAAGGCACCTATCCGCTTCCTGAAGCCCAGCTCGATCGTTTCATGCTTCAGATCCAGTTGACCTTCCCGGACGCCGCCGACGAACGGGCCATGCTGCTGGCCACGACTGGTGTGCCGCAGGAAGCTCCGCAGCAGATCCTGTCCACCGAAGACGTGCTTTATGCGCAGGCGATGGTGCGGGCTCTGCCTGTCGGTGAGCGCATTGTGGACGCGATCCTGCGGCTCGTGCGCTCGGCGCGTCCCGAGACGACCGATGTGCAGACCGTGAAAGACTGCATCGCGTGGGGTCCGGGTCCACGTGCGGCACAGACCTTGATGCTGGCCACTCGCGCCCGCGCCCTGCTGGATGGACGTCTCTCGCCTGACCTTGATGACGTCGCCGCTCTTGCGCGTCCCGTTCTGGCGCATCGTATGGCGCTCAGCTTCTCGGCCAGAGCCGATTCGACCCGGATCGAAGATGTGATCGACGGGCTCGTCTCCCGTCTGGGTTGA
- a CDS encoding CCA tRNA nucleotidyltransferase: MTKVVRLPLETLPDFPALHQIWQVLPQARLVGGAVRDMLNGMPASDFDLGTPETPQEVMKHLRDAGIGAVPTGLSHGTVTAVIDHRGYEITTLRRDDVTDGRHANVSWTQSWEEDAARRDFTINAMSCDRDGHVHDYFGGQEDLKAGQVRFVGDASTRIREDALRILRFFRFQARFGSGMPDQDTLDAITHGIEMIDRLSVERIWSELRRILTGPRVTETLNLMNQTGVLAACLPELSGQLPGAIQRLNALITSGGPADHSLRLAALLAGADCAPEAAKHCGERLRLSRADASLVLAFLQADPPTPDRVVTDGDVTRVLAETSRDVALGQIWLAEAQQIATDPTHHDEARWKRLRSQLESLPVPVFPLAGRDLLAKGIPPGPRVGELLSAIRAWWLQTGCRAGREECLTYLHDLRESFL, encoded by the coding sequence ATGACGAAAGTCGTGCGGCTTCCTCTTGAGACGCTCCCGGATTTTCCGGCTCTCCATCAGATATGGCAGGTGCTGCCTCAGGCACGGCTGGTCGGTGGCGCTGTGCGCGACATGCTGAACGGCATGCCCGCGAGCGATTTTGATTTAGGCACTCCGGAAACGCCGCAGGAGGTGATGAAGCATCTGCGGGATGCGGGCATCGGCGCTGTTCCCACGGGGCTGTCTCATGGCACGGTCACGGCGGTGATTGACCATCGCGGCTATGAGATCACCACTCTGCGCCGTGACGATGTGACAGATGGCCGCCATGCGAATGTTTCCTGGACCCAGAGTTGGGAAGAGGACGCAGCGCGACGCGATTTCACCATCAACGCCATGTCCTGCGACCGGGATGGGCATGTTCATGATTATTTCGGGGGGCAGGAGGATCTGAAGGCCGGACAGGTCAGATTTGTCGGCGACGCCTCAACACGCATACGGGAGGACGCCCTTCGTATCCTGCGCTTCTTCCGCTTTCAGGCGCGCTTCGGTTCAGGAATGCCGGATCAGGACACTCTGGATGCCATCACGCACGGCATCGAAATGATCGACCGGCTTTCGGTAGAGCGGATCTGGTCTGAACTGCGCCGTATCCTGACCGGTCCACGCGTTACTGAAACGCTGAACCTGATGAATCAGACCGGCGTGCTGGCCGCCTGTCTGCCTGAACTGTCCGGGCAGTTGCCGGGCGCGATCCAGCGTCTCAATGCACTCATCACCTCTGGCGGTCCAGCAGATCACTCCCTGCGACTGGCCGCGTTGCTTGCAGGAGCGGATTGCGCTCCGGAGGCAGCAAAACACTGCGGCGAGCGGCTCCGTCTCTCACGCGCCGATGCATCTCTCGTTCTGGCGTTTCTTCAGGCAGATCCTCCCACGCCTGACCGTGTGGTTACAGATGGGGATGTCACCCGTGTGCTGGCCGAAACTTCTCGGGATGTTGCTTTGGGGCAGATCTGGCTGGCGGAGGCGCAGCAGATTGCGACTGATCCCACCCATCATGACGAAGCCCGTTGGAAACGCCTGCGTTCCCAACTCGAGAGCCTGCCCGTGCCGGTCTTTCCTCTCGCAGGCCGTGATCTGTTGGCGAAAGGCATACCGCCCGGACCACGTGTGGGGGAGCTGCTTTCCGCAATCCGGGCATGGTGGTTACAGACAGGCTGTCGAGCCGGACGGGAGGAGTGTCTGACTTATCTGCACGATCTACGTGAGAGTTTTCTTTGA